A portion of the Sus scrofa isolate TJ Tabasco breed Duroc chromosome 5, Sscrofa11.1, whole genome shotgun sequence genome contains these proteins:
- the ATXN7L3B gene encoding putative ataxin-7-like protein 3B — translation MEEISLANLDTNKLEAIAQEIYVDLIEDSCLGFCFEVHRAVKCGYFYLEFAETGSVKDFGIQPVEDKGACRLPLCSLPGESGNGPDQQLQRSPPEFQ, via the coding sequence ATGGAGGAAATTTCGTTGGCTAACCTGGATACTAACAAGCTAGAGGCCATCGCTCAGGAGATATACGTAGACCTGATAGAGGATTCTTGTTTGGGCTTCTGCTTTGAGGTGCACCGGGCAGTCAAGTGTGGCTACTTCTACCTGGAATTCGCAGAGACTGGTAGTGTGAAAGATTTTGGCATTCAGCCAGTGGAAGATAAAGGAGCATGTCGCCTCCCGCTTTGCTCCCTTCCTGGAGAATCTGGAAATGGGCCtgatcagcagctgcagcgctcACCTCCGGAATTCCAGTAG